The following proteins are encoded in a genomic region of Inquilinus sp. KBS0705:
- a CDS encoding DUF3467 domain-containing protein — MEEQNETQLNIELSEEVAEGIYANLAIITHSSSEFVLDFIRVMPGVPKAKVKSRIVLTPEHAKRLLVALQDNIEKFEEANGRVKIQNDPTGFPMNFGGTMGQA; from the coding sequence ATGGAAGAACAAAACGAAACCCAGTTGAATATTGAGCTTTCTGAAGAAGTTGCAGAAGGTATTTACGCTAATCTTGCTATTATAACACACTCAAGCTCGGAGTTTGTGCTTGATTTTATACGTGTGATGCCGGGCGTACCAAAAGCTAAGGTAAAATCAAGGATAGTACTAACACCCGAGCACGCCAAACGCCTGTTAGTTGCCCTGCAAGACAACATCGAAAAGTTTGAAGAAGCAAACGGGCGTGTTAAAATTCAAAACGACCCAACCGGTTTCCCAATGAATTTTGGCGGAACTATGGGACAGGCTTAG
- a CDS encoding GDP-L-fucose synthase — translation MEKDAKIYIAGHRGMVGSAIKRKLEKEGFTNFVTRNSSELDLRDQQAVTAFFAQTKPDYVFLAAAKVGGIVANNTYRAEFLYDNLQIQNNVIHQSYVNGVKKLMFLGSSCIYPKLAPQPLHEDALLTGLLEPTNEPYAIAKIAGIKMCDAYRAQYGCNFISVMPTNLYGYNDNYHPQNSHVLPALIRRFHEAKVQGTPSVTIWGSGSPLREFLFADDLAEACYYLMQNFDEAGFINIGSGKDISIKDLALMIKDIIGYKGELNFDSSKPDGTPRKLMDVSKLAAKGWRYTTELEDGIRLAYADFLDKHI, via the coding sequence ATGGAAAAAGACGCCAAAATATATATTGCCGGCCATCGCGGCATGGTAGGTTCGGCCATTAAACGCAAGCTGGAAAAAGAGGGTTTTACAAACTTTGTAACCCGTAACTCGTCAGAGCTTGATCTGCGCGATCAACAGGCTGTAACCGCGTTTTTTGCGCAAACCAAGCCCGATTATGTGTTTTTAGCGGCTGCCAAAGTTGGGGGCATTGTGGCCAATAACACTTATCGCGCCGAGTTTTTGTATGATAACCTGCAAATACAAAATAACGTTATCCATCAATCGTATGTTAACGGTGTAAAAAAGCTGATGTTTTTGGGTTCCAGCTGTATTTATCCAAAATTGGCACCGCAGCCTTTGCACGAGGATGCCTTGCTTACCGGCCTGTTAGAGCCGACTAACGAGCCTTATGCCATTGCCAAAATTGCCGGTATAAAAATGTGCGATGCCTACCGCGCGCAGTACGGCTGCAATTTTATTTCGGTAATGCCAACCAACCTTTATGGTTATAACGATAATTACCATCCGCAAAACTCGCATGTATTGCCGGCATTGATACGCCGTTTTCACGAAGCTAAAGTGCAAGGCACACCATCGGTAACTATTTGGGGCAGCGGATCGCCGCTGCGCGAGTTTTTATTTGCTGATGATTTGGCCGAAGCTTGTTACTACCTTATGCAGAATTTTGATGAGGCGGGCTTCATCAACATAGGCAGCGGTAAAGATATTTCCATTAAGGACCTTGCCCTGATGATAAAGGATATAATTGGTTACAAGGGCGAGTTAAACTTTGATAGCAGCAAACCCGATGGTACCCCACGCAAGTTGATGGATGTATCAAAACTGGCCGCAAAGGGATGGCGATACACTACCGAATTGGAAGACGGTATTCGCCTGGCTTACGCCGACTTTTTAGATAAGCATATATAA
- the rpoC gene encoding DNA-directed RNA polymerase subunit beta' translates to MSYKKDNKIKSNFTTITISLASPESILERSSGEVLKPETINYRTYKPERDGLFCERIFGPVKDYECHCGKYKRIRYKGIVCDRCGVEVTEKKVRRERMGHINLVVPVAHIWYFRSLPNKIGYLLGLPTKRLDLIIYYERYVVIQPGIKEADGISKMDFLTEEEYLDILDTLPKENQYLDDKDPQKFVAKMGAEALEELLRRIDLDELSYNLRHQAANETSQQRKNEALKRLQVVEAFRGAATRIENNPSWMIVKIVPVIPPELRPLVPLEGGRFATSDLNDLYRRVIIRNNRLKRLIEIKAPEVILRNEKRMLQEAVDSLFDNSRKVNAVKTEGNRALKSLSDILKGKQGRFRQNLLGKRVDYSARSVIVVGPNLKLHECGLPKDMAAELFKPFIIRKMIERGVVKTVKSAKKIVDRKDPLVWDILENVLKGHPVLLNRAPTLHRLGIQAFQPKLVEGKAIQLHPLTCTAFNADFDGDQMAVHVPLGNAAILEAQVLMLASHNILNPANGTPITVPSQDMVLGLYYITKGRKTDETRVVKGQGLTFYSAEEVIIAYNERKIDLHAFIKVKGKIKERDGQIVSKIIETTVGRVLFNQHVPEEVGYINELLTKKSLRDIIGEIVKMTGMARAAQFLDDIKELGFKMAFQGGLSFNLKDINIPEEKVTLIAQASKEVEDVMNNYNMGFITNNERYNQIIDIWTRINNRLTANVMNILSNDNQGFNSVYMMLDSGARGSKEQIRQLAGMRGLMAKPQKSGSGGEIIENPILSNFKEGLSVLEYFISTHGARKGLADTALKTADAGYLTRRLHDVAQDMIVGEVDCGTLRGIYTTALKDNEDIVEPLYDRILGRTTLHDVHDPITNELLITAGEDITEEIAKKVENSPLEGIEIRSVLTCESKRGVCALCYGRNLASGKRVQMGEAVGVIAAQSIGEPGTQLTLRTFHVGGTASNIAAESQINARFEGVIEFENVRTVEYKTEEETVDVVLGRSGEFRIIEPGTNKVIVTNNIPYGSYLYVKDGAKIAKGDRICSWDPYNAVIISEFAGSTQFEAVLEGITFREESDEQTGHREKVIIDTRDKTKNPVIQIVDNKGNVIKGYNIPVGAHIAVEEGEKLQTGQVIAKIPRSTGKTRDITGGLPRVTELFEARNPSNPAVVTEIDGVVTLGGVKRGNREITIESKDGQVKKYLVPLSKHILVQDNDFVKAGMPLSDGSISPADILAIKGPAAVQEYLVNGIQEVYRLQGVKINDKHFEVIVHQMMQKVAIEDAGDTRFLEREAVDSWDFMTENDEMFDKKVVTEPGDSTNLKSGQIVSLRKLRDENSILKRKDLKLVEVRDAIAATSSPMLQGITRASLGTKSFISAASFQETTKVLNEAAIAGKKDLMLGLKENVIVGHLIPSGTGLREYENIRVGSQEEFDRLMASKTEEVEA, encoded by the coding sequence ATGTCTTACAAAAAGGATAATAAAATCAAGAGTAATTTCACCACAATTACCATCAGTTTAGCTTCTCCCGAATCTATACTTGAGCGTTCAAGCGGTGAGGTTTTAAAACCTGAGACCATTAACTACCGTACCTACAAACCTGAGCGTGATGGTTTGTTTTGCGAGCGTATTTTTGGCCCGGTTAAGGATTATGAGTGCCATTGCGGTAAATACAAACGTATACGTTACAAAGGTATTGTTTGCGACCGTTGCGGTGTTGAAGTAACCGAAAAGAAGGTACGCCGCGAGCGTATGGGACACATCAACCTGGTGGTTCCTGTTGCGCATATCTGGTACTTCCGCTCGTTACCAAACAAAATTGGTTACCTGTTGGGTTTACCTACAAAAAGGCTCGACCTGATCATTTATTACGAAAGATATGTAGTTATTCAGCCTGGTATTAAAGAAGCTGACGGTATATCCAAAATGGATTTCCTGACAGAAGAAGAATACCTGGATATATTGGATACTTTACCAAAAGAAAACCAATACCTGGATGATAAAGACCCACAAAAATTTGTGGCTAAAATGGGTGCCGAGGCACTGGAAGAATTATTAAGACGTATTGATCTTGATGAGCTTTCATACAACCTGCGCCATCAGGCAGCTAACGAAACTTCGCAGCAACGTAAAAACGAAGCGCTAAAACGCTTACAAGTTGTTGAAGCTTTCCGTGGTGCGGCTACAAGGATCGAGAATAACCCATCATGGATGATCGTTAAGATCGTTCCGGTTATACCTCCTGAATTGCGCCCCTTAGTACCATTGGAAGGTGGCCGTTTCGCTACTTCCGATCTAAACGATTTATACCGCCGTGTAATTATCCGTAACAACCGTTTAAAACGATTGATAGAGATAAAAGCGCCAGAGGTAATTTTACGTAACGAAAAACGTATGTTACAGGAAGCTGTAGACTCGTTATTTGATAACTCACGTAAAGTTAACGCGGTTAAAACCGAAGGTAACCGTGCATTAAAATCACTTTCAGACATCCTGAAAGGTAAACAAGGCCGTTTCCGTCAAAACTTATTAGGTAAACGTGTAGATTACTCGGCACGTTCGGTAATTGTTGTAGGGCCAAACCTTAAATTACACGAGTGCGGTTTACCAAAAGATATGGCTGCCGAGCTGTTTAAACCATTTATCATTCGCAAGATGATTGAGCGTGGTGTGGTTAAAACGGTAAAATCTGCCAAAAAGATAGTTGACCGTAAAGACCCATTAGTTTGGGATATTTTAGAAAACGTATTAAAAGGCCACCCTGTATTATTAAACCGTGCGCCTACGCTGCACAGGTTAGGTATACAGGCTTTCCAACCAAAACTGGTTGAAGGTAAGGCTATACAATTACACCCATTAACCTGTACCGCCTTTAACGCGGATTTTGACGGTGACCAGATGGCTGTGCACGTACCACTTGGTAACGCAGCAATTTTGGAAGCCCAGGTATTAATGCTGGCATCGCACAACATCCTTAACCCTGCTAACGGTACGCCTATTACAGTACCATCACAAGACATGGTGCTTGGTTTGTACTACATAACCAAAGGCCGTAAAACTGATGAAACACGTGTTGTTAAAGGGCAAGGTTTAACTTTTTATTCTGCCGAAGAGGTAATTATAGCTTACAATGAGCGTAAAATTGACCTGCACGCGTTTATAAAAGTTAAAGGCAAAATTAAAGAACGCGATGGCCAGATCGTATCAAAAATAATTGAGACCACTGTAGGCCGCGTGTTGTTTAACCAGCATGTACCCGAAGAGGTTGGTTATATAAATGAGCTGTTAACCAAAAAATCACTGCGTGATATTATTGGCGAGATAGTGAAAATGACCGGTATGGCACGCGCTGCCCAATTCCTTGATGATATTAAGGAATTAGGATTTAAGATGGCGTTCCAGGGTGGTTTATCATTTAACCTGAAAGACATTAACATACCTGAAGAAAAAGTTACGCTGATCGCCCAGGCTTCAAAAGAAGTGGAAGACGTGATGAATAACTATAACATGGGTTTCATTACTAATAACGAGCGTTACAACCAGATCATCGATATCTGGACACGTATCAACAACCGCTTAACCGCGAATGTAATGAACATCCTGAGCAACGATAACCAGGGCTTTAACTCTGTTTACATGATGCTTGATTCGGGTGCACGTGGTTCTAAAGAGCAAATCCGTCAGCTTGCAGGTATGCGTGGTTTGATGGCTAAGCCTCAAAAATCAGGTTCGGGCGGCGAGATCATCGAAAACCCTATCCTTTCAAACTTTAAAGAAGGTTTGTCGGTATTAGAGTACTTCATATCTACCCACGGTGCGCGTAAAGGTTTGGCGGATACAGCGTTAAAAACTGCAGATGCCGGTTATTTAACACGTAGGTTGCATGATGTTGCACAGGATATGATTGTTGGTGAGGTTGATTGCGGTACCTTAAGGGGTATTTACACAACTGCGTTAAAAGATAACGAGGATATTGTTGAGCCGTTATACGATCGTATTTTGGGCCGTACTACATTACATGATGTACATGACCCTATCACCAACGAATTGTTAATTACTGCAGGCGAAGATATTACCGAAGAGATAGCTAAAAAAGTAGAGAACTCTCCGTTAGAAGGTATCGAGATACGTTCGGTATTAACATGCGAAAGCAAACGCGGTGTGTGTGCTTTATGCTATGGCCGTAACCTTGCAAGCGGTAAACGCGTGCAAATGGGCGAGGCTGTAGGTGTAATTGCTGCACAGTCAATCGGCGAGCCGGGTACACAGTTAACACTACGTACATTCCACGTGGGTGGTACCGCGTCAAACATCGCGGCGGAGTCGCAAATTAACGCGAGGTTTGAAGGTGTTATTGAATTTGAGAACGTACGTACAGTTGAATATAAAACCGAAGAAGAAACTGTTGATGTAGTGTTGGGCCGTTCAGGCGAGTTCCGCATTATTGAGCCGGGTACTAACAAGGTTATTGTTACCAACAACATCCCATACGGTTCATACCTGTATGTAAAGGATGGTGCTAAAATCGCTAAAGGCGACCGTATATGTTCATGGGATCCGTACAATGCGGTTATCATATCTGAATTTGCAGGTTCAACCCAGTTTGAGGCTGTATTAGAAGGTATCACCTTCCGCGAGGAAAGCGATGAGCAAACCGGCCACCGCGAAAAGGTAATTATTGATACCAGGGATAAAACTAAAAACCCTGTTATACAAATAGTTGATAATAAAGGTAACGTTATAAAAGGTTATAACATCCCGGTAGGCGCTCACATTGCTGTTGAAGAAGGTGAGAAACTACAAACAGGGCAGGTTATTGCTAAAATACCTCGTTCAACCGGTAAAACGCGCGATATTACAGGTGGTTTACCACGTGTAACCGAGTTATTTGAGGCACGTAACCCATCTAACCCTGCGGTAGTAACCGAAATTGATGGTGTTGTAACTTTAGGTGGTGTTAAACGTGGTAACCGCGAAATCACTATCGAAAGTAAAGACGGCCAGGTGAAAAAGTACCTGGTGCCATTATCTAAACACATCCTTGTACAGGATAACGACTTTGTTAAAGCAGGTATGCCATTGTCAGATGGTTCTATCTCGCCGGCAGATATCCTTGCAATTAAAGGCCCTGCTGCCGTACAAGAGTATCTTGTAAATGGTATACAGGAAGTTTACCGCTTACAGGGTGTAAAAATTAACGATAAGCACTTTGAAGTTATAGTGCACCAAATGATGCAAAAAGTTGCCATTGAAGATGCCGGCGATACCCGCTTCCTGGAAAGGGAAGCTGTGGATAGTTGGGACTTTATGACAGAGAACGATGAAATGTTTGATAAGAAGGTAGTTACCGAACCTGGTGATTCTACCAACTTAAAATCAGGCCAGATCGTATCTTTAAGGAAACTGAGGGACGAAAACTCGATTTTAAAACGTAAAGATTTAAAATTGGTTGAGGTAAGGGATGCAATTGCAGCCACATCAAGCCCAATGTTACAAGGTATTACCAGGGCATCATTAGGTACAAAATCATTCATTTCAGCGGCATCGTTCCAGGAAACTACAAAAGTACTGAACGAAGCAGCCATAGCAGGTAAAAAAGACCTGATGCTTGGTTTGAAAGAGAACGTTATTGTTGGTCACTTAATTCCGTCAGGAACAGGTTTACGCGAATACGAAAATATCCGCGTAGGTTCTCAGGAAGAGTTTGACCGCCTGATGGCTTCTAAAACTGAAGAAGTGGAAGCTTAA
- the rfbA gene encoding glucose-1-phosphate thymidylyltransferase RfbA: MKGIILAGGSGTRLYPITKAISKQLMPIYDKPMIYYPLSVLMLAGIREILIITTPEDNDSFKRLLGDGKELGCVFEYAIQEKPNGLAQAFVIGEKFIGNDKAALILGDNIFYGAGFSKLLQSFNDVDGAAIFAYPVADPERYGVVEFDKDFKALSIEEKPAEPKSKFAVPGLYFYDNTVIQIAKDLKPSPRGEYEITDVNKVYLQQGNLNVGVMDRGTAWLDTGTFDSLSDATEFVRVIEKRQAKKIGCIEEVAYRMGFINADQLMALAQKYIKSGYGVYIQSVLEN; this comes from the coding sequence ATGAAAGGCATTATATTAGCAGGCGGCTCGGGTACAAGGCTATATCCAATAACAAAAGCAATAAGTAAGCAGTTAATGCCTATTTACGATAAGCCGATGATCTATTACCCGCTATCGGTATTAATGCTGGCCGGTATCAGGGAAATATTAATAATAACCACCCCCGAAGATAACGATAGCTTTAAACGCCTTTTAGGCGATGGTAAAGAGCTGGGCTGTGTGTTTGAATACGCCATACAAGAAAAACCGAACGGCCTTGCACAAGCCTTTGTAATTGGCGAGAAGTTTATAGGAAATGACAAAGCCGCCCTTATATTAGGCGATAACATATTTTACGGCGCGGGCTTTAGCAAGCTGCTGCAAAGCTTTAATGATGTAGATGGTGCCGCCATATTTGCCTACCCCGTTGCCGACCCCGAGCGCTACGGCGTAGTAGAGTTTGATAAGGATTTTAAAGCATTATCTATAGAAGAGAAGCCTGCAGAGCCAAAATCGAAGTTTGCCGTGCCGGGATTATACTTTTATGATAATACCGTAATACAAATAGCTAAAGACCTTAAGCCATCCCCGCGTGGCGAGTACGAGATAACCGACGTAAACAAGGTATACCTGCAACAAGGAAACCTTAACGTTGGTGTGATGGACCGCGGCACCGCATGGCTTGATACCGGCACCTTCGATTCGCTTAGTGATGCTACCGAGTTTGTAAGGGTGATAGAAAAACGCCAGGCCAAAAAAATAGGTTGTATAGAAGAGGTTGCCTACCGCATGGGTTTCATCAACGCCGATCAGTTGATGGCGCTGGCTCAAAAGTATATCAAAAGCGGTTACGGCGTTTACATCCAGTCGGTGTTAGAGAATTAA
- the rfbD gene encoding dTDP-4-dehydrorhamnose reductase, whose translation MSKAIVFGASGQLGQCLKTVANDRDIEFLIFPDEQEANILDVPALTQLFEKYDPSYCINCAAYTAVDKAEDDAETAYKINKTGVENLAKLCAQFNTVLVHVSTDFVFKGDGSVPLTEEDVVEPISVYGQTKLDGEKVIPEYLDNYFIIRTGWLYSEFANNFVKTMLKLGADRDELKVIADQTGTPTYAIDLANCILDIIISGSEEYGIYHYSNEGIATWYEFARTIFDLAGTNVKVIPIPTTEYPTRATRPKYSVMDKSKIKETFNMDIPYWKSSLEVCIERLS comes from the coding sequence ATGAGTAAAGCGATTGTTTTTGGTGCCTCGGGCCAATTGGGCCAATGTTTAAAAACGGTTGCTAATGATAGGGATATTGAGTTTTTGATATTCCCGGATGAGCAGGAAGCCAACATACTGGATGTACCGGCACTTACCCAGCTCTTCGAAAAATACGACCCCTCGTACTGCATCAACTGCGCTGCCTACACTGCTGTAGATAAAGCCGAAGACGATGCCGAAACCGCTTACAAAATAAATAAGACAGGGGTAGAGAACCTGGCAAAGCTATGCGCGCAGTTTAACACTGTTTTAGTGCATGTATCAACAGATTTTGTATTTAAGGGTGATGGATCTGTCCCGCTTACAGAAGAGGATGTAGTCGAGCCTATAAGCGTTTACGGACAAACCAAACTAGACGGCGAAAAGGTAATCCCTGAATACCTGGATAACTACTTTATCATCCGCACAGGGTGGTTATACTCTGAATTTGCCAATAACTTTGTTAAAACCATGCTTAAGCTGGGTGCCGATAGAGACGAGCTTAAAGTAATTGCCGACCAAACCGGCACACCTACCTATGCTATCGACCTGGCAAATTGTATTTTAGATATCATCATCAGTGGCAGCGAAGAATACGGCATATACCACTACAGCAACGAGGGTATAGCTACCTGGTACGAATTTGCCCGCACCATATTTGACCTTGCGGGCACCAACGTAAAGGTAATACCCATACCAACAACCGAATACCCAACCCGCGCAACCAGGCCAAAATATTCGGTAATGGATAAATCAAAGATAAAAGAGACCTTTAACATGGATATCCCTTACTGGAAATCGAGTTTAGAGGTTTGTATTGAAAGATTAAGTTAA